The following DNA comes from Winogradskyella sp. PG-2.
TGTCATAATAGGACAAATGGTTTGGCATGTTGTAAAAAAGAAATCAGCAACATAGATTTTATCTTTATAAGTGTCTTGTGTAATTACTTCGCCATTTTGATTTAATAAACTGAAATCAGCAATTTTATGATATTTAGATTTGTGTTGAACGGTACTATCTACTAATTCTTCGCTTACACTAGACGGATTCCATATTGGTAATGGTTGTTTTACATTTAAAACATTATATATAATTATAATGATGATGATACACAAAACGGAAAAGAAAATACCGAAGTTTTTATACCCCTTGAAAAAGGAAAGAAAAGACATTGTTTAGATGTTTAATTTTTGAAATACAAAGGTACGATTCAAGTGAATTTCTCAGAATTTTTTTAACACAATAATCTTAGCAATATCACTCAATAGATAAATTACAGTTAAATTTCATCGAATAGAAATGCATTTATTTTCTAAGTTGCTTTAAAACCTTACTTTTGTCAATCGAAATTTGAAAATGACTACATGGAATTTGTAATAAAGATATCTCAATTTTTACTCAGTTTATCCTTGCTTATTGTATTGCATGAGCTTGGACACTTTATACCAGCAAAATTATTTAAAACAAAAGTTGAAAAGTTTTACCTCTTTTTTGATGTAAAATACTCGCTTTTTAAAAAGAAAATTGGTGATACCGTTTATGGTATTGGTTGGTTGCCACTTGGTGGTTATGTAAAGATTGCGGGAATGATAGATGAGAGTATGGATAAGGAGCAGATGGCTCAACCTCCTCAACCTTGGGAATTTAGATCTAAGCCAGCTTGGCAAAGACTTATTATTATGCTTGGAGGCGTCACTGTAAATTTCATTTTAGCTTATGTAATCTATGTTGCTATATCTTTTGCTTACGGAGATTCTGATGTAAAAGTTGATAGTTTAAAAGATGGCTATTGGATTGACAATCCTGCATTAATAGAAATGGGTTTTAAAACAGGAGATAAGGTTTTAGCTATAAATGATATACCAATTATAAATGATTCTGATATAGGCTTTAATCTTATAAGTGCTGAATCTATTACTATTAATAGAGCAGGAGTAGAACAAACTATTGATTTACCTGAAGACTTCTTAGGAAAATATTCTGCTAGTAAGAGTAAACGAAATTTTGAATATCGAATACCATTTATGGTAGGGGAAGTTGCAGATACGTCTTTAAATGTCTCTAAAGAGCTAAAACAAGGGGATGTCATTACAAGCATAAATGGTAAGGAGTTAAGATACTTTGATCAATTAGACAATATTACTTCTGAATTAAAAAATACCACTGTAACGGCAGAGATTTTAAGAGAAGATGATACCAAGATAGTTAAAGAGTTAGCTCTAGATGCTGATGGTAATTTTGGTATAGTTCCTTATCGTCATCCTAAACGTTTTGCAGAATTAGGTTACTACGATATTTTCAGAAAAGAATACAGCTTTGGTGAAAGTTTTGCAGCTGGTGGACGAAAATTCACTAAAACAATAACAAATTATTTTGATCAGTTAAAAGCGATCTTTAGTCCAAGTACGGGAGCTTATAAAGGCTTAGGTGGCTTTAAAGCTATATACGATCAATTTCCAAGTACATGGAGTTGGTCCTATTTTTGGGGATTGACAGCGTTTTTATCTATTATGTTAGCGATTTTAAACTTACTACCAATACCAGCCTTGGATGGAGGTCACGTTATGTTTTTATTATTCGAAATGATTACAGGTCGTAAACCAAGTGAAAAGTTCTTAGAACGTGCTCAAGTAGTCGGATTCTTTATTTTAATAGCGCTTGTTCTTTTTGCCAATGGTAATGATATTTATAAAGCAATAACTAATTAAAAATTTACGTTTAGAGTAGTAAAAAAGTAATATTTCATTTGGTGAGAATAAAAAAAATGAATTATATTTGCATCCGCTAACGCGAAAAATAACCTTCCTCTTTAGCTCAGTTGGTTAGAGCATCTGACTGTTAATCAGAGGGTCCTTAGTTCGAGCCTAAGAAGAGGAGCAAACAAAGCCATTACGAAAGTAGTGGCTTTTTTGTGTTTCATTAGCATATAAAAGTGATATTTTCTATCCAAGAAATTAAACCTTTAGTAGTGTTTTGAGTCTAAAAGCAAGTTATATTGCATAACTTGGATTTTTAAAATTAGTAAGTGTCATCTATTTTTAAGTACATTAAATTTTCAATCTATATAATTATTGCTTTTTTGAGTCAGCATTCAATCGCTCAATTAAGTAAAACGCATTACATTCCTCCATTAACAAGTGCAGAATTTGGTAATGCAAACCCAGAAAGTCAATACCTTTATTTATCAACACCGAGCGCAGCGGATGTTGCCTATACCATTAAACAAATAGGATTGCCATCGTCAGTGATATTACAGGTTTAGTCTCCAATGCAAACCCACAAGTTATTAATGTTGCTTTTGGTAATGGGCAGTTGTTTGTAGTCTCTAGCCAAACAAGTACAATTACTAATAATGGTTATGTCATAGAAGCAGAAGATGTTATTTATGTTTCTGTAAGAATGCAAGCAGGAAGCAATAATCAAGCAGGTGCTCTAGTAAGTAAGGGTATTTCTGCTTTAGGCCAACAATTTAGAGTTGGTAGTTTTACTAATCAAAATCCGCAAAGTAATTATCTTAATTTTGTCTCGGTGATGGCAACTGAAGACAATACTGAAGTTGTTTTTGATAATCTCCCAGCTGGTTTAGTTATAAAAAATTATACAGGTACAACATCGGTTTCAGTTACATTGAATGAATATGAAAGTTACATTATAGCTACTAATGGTAATGATTCAACTATAAATACGGATGGGTTAATAGGAGCTTTAGTTACAGCAAATAAAGATATTGTGGTGAATTGCGGTTCAGCAAATGGAAGTTTTCATAATGGAAATGGTCGTGACTATGGGATAGATCAAATTGTTGGAGCTTCAAAAATTGGAAGTGAATATATATTTGTAGAAGGAGATGGAACTAATGATTGGGAAAATATTTTAATTGTTGCCCATTCAGATAACACAACGGTTAGCATTAATGGAGCTACACCAATAACAACATTAAGTGCAGGTGAATACCATCTTATTGATGGGTAATAACTATAATACAAATGGAAATATGTATGTAGAAACATCGCAAGATGTTTTTGTATATCAAGGAGTAGGTGCTACAACTAGTGAAGCAAATCAAGGTTTGTTTTTTGTACCACCTTTGAGTTGTGAGGCTCGTGGAAATTTAGATAATATTGCGAACATTGAAGATATTGGATCCACAACCTATTCTGGTGGTGTATCTGTTGTTACCAAAGTTGGTGCAACAGTTACTATTAACAATACACCAATTTCCAGTTTTGGTGCTATAGGACCGAGTATAGTAACTGGAAATACGGATTATGTAACTTATAAAGTCTTAGGTCTTACACGTAATATTTCGGTACAAAGTAGCGATGAATTATATTGTGCCTACTTTAACTTTAATGGTAATGCGACATCAGGTGGCTTCTATTCGGGATTTCCATCGGCACCTGAAATTAATTTTAATGCTAATTTTGAAGCTTTAGGTAATTGTATTCCTAATATCACTTTGTCAGCAGCGAATACAGAAAATTTTGATACTTTTCAATGGCTTTTTGATGATGGTTCTGGAAGTGGCTTTGTAGATTTAAATATTAGTACACCAGATTTAACACCAACCAATCCAGGAACCTATAAACTTGTAGGTATAGTAACATGTTCTGGCTTAGTATTAGAATCAGCTGAGGTTCCAGTGAGTATTTGCCCTGATGATATAGATAATGATGGGATTATAGATAATCTTGATATAGATAATGATAATGATGGGATTCTTAATTGTACCGAGTCTAATGGTAATGTCACTATAGATTTATCAGATATTAATCAACCCGAATTTGTATTTCAAGACAGCTCTGTAAATAGTACTTTAGCCACAGGGTTATTCACTCAAACAAGTTCTTCAGGAAATCCTAATACACTTGTAACTAACAACCAAGGCAATTTAATAAGTGTTATCGGATCTGCAAATAGTGCCGAAAATGATTATAGTATGTCATTTACAGAGTTGGTCAACGTTAAATTCTCTGAAGATACTTCAACGGCACATTTGATTACAGATGGGGAATTTTTTACGGTAAAGATTACACCAGTAAATAAAAATATAACACTTCGAGATCCTGATAATAGACTACTTGTAGATTCAAATTTTGATGGAGCTTTTGAAGCAGGTGTGACCTCAATATCTGGATCAGAAATACGTTTTAAAGTAAATCCATCACCTCTTGGAACGACTCCTTATGAATTTTTAGCAGATAAAGTTGATGGGTTTTCGTTAGTTCATAATTTAACTAATGTATCAGAATCTTCAACTTACAGAGGAATAATTTCGTTGACGTGTTATCAACTAGATTCGGATAATGATGGCGTAGAAGACGCTCTAGATTTAGATAGTGATAACGACGGAATTCCAGATTATATAGAATCTCAAGGGAATAATTTTCTTAATCTATCTTTGGTTGATGCAGATAATAATGGGTTAGATGATGTTTATGATATTAATGCCATGCCAATTGATACAGATACAGATGGTATTGCAGATTACCTGGATTTAGATGCTGATAATGACGGCATATACGATTTACATGAAACAGGTCAACTAGGCTTACTATCTGATACAGATACTAACGGAATTGTTGATGGGCCAATTATGAATTTTGGCAATAATGGTTGGGTTGATGATGCAGAGACCTCGCCAGATAGTGGATTACTTGGTTATATACTGAATGATTTTGATAACGATTCTAATTTTAGTTACCTTGATTTAGATAGTGATGATGATGACTGTAGTGATGTAATTGAAGCTGGCTTTTCTGATGCTAATACAGATGATTTATTAGGAGACTTTGTTGTAGTAGTTGATGATTTTGGATTAGTAATCAACGCTAGTGATGGTTACACAATTCCCAATAACGATTATTTAGATGCAGCTCCACTTTCAATACTTTCTGAGCCAACTGACACTGAGGTTTGTGAGTCTTCAGAAGTTATTGTTTCTTTAGTATCTGATACTGCAGAGAGTTTTCAATGGCAAACAAGTACAGATGGAGTTAATTGGATTTCTATAAACGATGATGTAATCTATAGTGGTACATTAAGTAATGAATTAACAATAACAAATACACCTTTAACATATAATGAGAATTTATATAGAGCAAAATTAAATAGGTTAGGGAATAGTTGTGATTTTTATTCTCAAGAAATAACACTTACCGTCTTTGCATTACCACAATTGAATCCTTCTGTATTTTTAGTACAATGTGATGATGATAATGATGGTTTTAGTGCTTTTAACCTGTTAGAGGCTAACATGCAGATTTCTACAAACTTTTCAAATGAGACATTCACTTATTACCTTACTGAAGCTTCTGCTATTAATGGAGATGAATTAAGTGTAGATTATATTAATAATCCAGATACGTTTGTAAACCAAAATGTTAGTAACGGTTTAGTTTGGAGCCGTGTGGTTTCAGAATTTGGCTGTGTTTCTATTTCTGAAATTCAACTTCAGGTGTCTACAACAGCGATTCCTTCATCTTTTCAAAGAATGTTTAACGTTTGTGATGATTTTTTGGATATAAATGGTGATGATAATTCTAATAATAATGATAGTGATGGTGTGGCAACATTCGATTTTAGTACTGTTACAGCTGAGGTTTTAGCTTTTATTCCTGCTGGACAAAACCCACTACCACCAAGATATTTTAGAAACGAAGCTGACGCTCTTGCTGAAGTAAATGAGATTATAGATATTTCAAATTATAGAAATATAGATTATCCAGGAACTCAGCAAATTTATATAAGAGTTGATAGCGCTATTGCAAATGATTGCTTAGGTCTAGGAACGCATATTACCTTAACAGTAGAACAATTGCCAATAGCAAATCCGGTAGCAATTGATGCAGAATGTGATGATGATAATGATGGCCTTTTTCCGTTTAATGTTTCTCAAGTTGAATCTACAGTTTTAAATGGTCAATCTCTTAATGATGTCAACATATCTTACTTCAATGAAGCAGGTATAGCTTTACCAAGTCCATTGCCAAACCCATTTATTACAGGAAATCAGACGATAACAATTCGTGTGACAAATACCATTACAGCAGATCCAAATGGTCCTTGTTATGATGAAACAACATTAGAGTTTACAGTATATGATTCGCCGATTGCAAACCCTGTAGATATTCCTCCAGTTTGTGATGACGATGATAATGATACAGATGGTTTGTTTAGTTTTGATACATCTTCTATAGAAAATGGTATTTTACAAGGTCAATCAAACATGGAAGTAATGTATTTTAATAGCTTAGGTGAAGAACTTTCAAGTCCGTTACCAAATCCATTAGTTTCAGGTACACAAACGATTACTGCAAGAGTAATTAATCCATTAAATGATACTTGTGTAGATAGTACTGATTTAGAATTTGTAGTTAATACATTACCAGATTTCACAATAGAAACACCACAGATTGTATGTTCTTCTGACCCAACATTTAAAGTTTTGTTAGATCCGATTGAAGAAAACACCTCTGAAAATTATAGTTATGAATGGACATATCAAGATGGTTCATTCTTGTCAAACGCTAGTACATTAGAGGTTTCTACACCAGGAACATACACGATAACTTTAATTAAGACGGATGGTTCTGGTTGCGAGAGGTCTAGAGACGTTTTTGTAGATGCCTCTGAATTGGCATCAATTATTTTAGGTGATATTACAGTTAATGATATATCTGAAAATAATTCTATCACCATAAATAATGACAATAATAATTTAGGTTTAGGTGACTATGAATTTGCTCTTGATAATGAATGGTTCTATCAAAACGAACCATTTTTTAGTAATGTAACACCTGGTTTTCACACTCTTTTTGTTAGAGATAAAAATGGTTGTGGTACAACAAATATTGAGGTTCCAGTAATAGGTTATTCAAAATATTTTACACCAAATGGTGATGGTACTAATGATACATGGCAATTGAAAGGAATAAGTTCAAATTATCAATCGCGAAGTGTTGTTTACATTTTTAATCGTTATGGAAAACTTTTAAAACAATTCTTAGCGTTAAATGGATGGGATGGTAATTTTAATGGGTTTAAGTTGCCAACAAGCGATTATTGGTTTATTGTTTTACTTGAGGATGGACGTCAATTCTCTGGACATTTTACACTGAAACGTTAATCAATTAAGCACTATATTTCTTTTTCAATTGCGTTAACATCTCTTTTGTCATTGCATCCAAATCAAAACTATGCTGCCAATTCCAATCCTTACGTGCAACATTATCATCAATAGAAGATGGCCAACTGTCTGCAATAGCCTGCCTAAAATCAGGATTATAACTTATGGAAAATTCAGGAAGTTGTTTTTTAATACTTTCAGCAATTTCTTTAGGAGTAAAGCTAATAGCAGATAAATTATAAGCTGATCTAATAGACAGTTGTTCTGTATTAACTTGCATTAAATCCACGGTAGCTTTTATAGCATCGTCCATAAACATCATAGGTAAGCTTGTGTTTTCAGACAAGAAACATTCATATGTGCTATTCTTTAATGCTTCATGATAAATTTCTACAGCATAGTCTGTAGTTCCTCCTCCTGGCATGGCTTTATGACTTATTATTCCTGGGTATCTAATACTACGTACATCAACACCATATTTATTATGATAATATTCACACCATCGCTCACCAACTTGTTTTGTTATACCATAAACCGTTGTTGGTTCACAAATCGTATGTTGAGGAGTATTTTCTCTAGGTGTAGTTGGGCCAAAGACAGCAATACTGCTAGGCCAAAACACTTTTTTAATAGCTCCTCCTTTGGCAAGATTAAGCACATGGAATAAAGAATTCATATTTAAATCCCATGCCTCCATTGGGTATTTTTCACCAGTTGCACTTAATAATGCTGCCATTAGATATACAGTATCAATATTGTGATTTTTGCAACAATCTTTTATGGCGTTAAAGTTTTTAGCATCAATAATTTCAAAAGGTCCAGAATTAACTAAATCTAATTTTCTAGTATTAATATCACTGGCAATGACATTATCAACACCATATATTTCTCTTAACTTAGTTGTAAGTTCAGTACCAATTTGTCCACAGGCACCAATGATTAATATTTTTGAAGACATGCTTTAAATTTAATTATCCTCAAAAATAATAAGAATTTAAGTCTCCTAATATTAAAATTTTTAGAAAATTAGCTTCTTTATTAAGAAGTTGTCAATATTAATTTTAGTCCATATATACTAATATGATAAAATGATAGTTTAAGTATATTTACAGTCAAAGAAAATAGATTCATGAAAATAGGGCGTTTAGTTTTAATGGTTTTTGTAATACTTGTAAGTTGTAGTGATGCAAAAAGTACAACTGATCTTGCGGATAACGAATCTAAAGATCAAGAGGTAAATATTACTGCCAAAGCAATAGAGAATTTTAATTATACGGACTATGCTTTAAGTGGCAAGGGCGAAGAGTTTCTTGCTAATTGGGAAAAATATCAAGAATTTGCATTACAGATAAGTTATTTAAAAAAGGCAGACTTGTCATTTTTTAATGGTGATAAAAAAGTTTTAAAGATGTTTATTGATGAATTTACTAAAACTATACCTGTAGAATTTCGAACCAATCCAATAGTTTCAAGAACTGTGATTATAGAAACAGCGACTTTAAAGTTAAATGAAAGTTTAACTATAGATAATATAGAAGGACAAACGAAGCTGTTAAATGTAAAGGAAGTACTTGTGGCTTTTTCTAATCTCAATTATCAAATTAATAAGAAAATAGAGCGCGATATTTATGATAAAATATCAAAAGAATAAGAGGTTACATAAATACAAAATTTTGTTAAGTTGTAACAATTTTCAATTTTTCAGGTCTTATTAATAATTACTTTTAATTCGAATTAATCAAAAACAAATTATGAAAACCAATCTTAGTCGCGTTCTAGCGATATCAGGTTTGGCTTTCTTTACTATTGTAGGATGTAAAGACGAAGCCAAGAAAGACTCTGCTATGGCAGAAGAAAAAATTCCAGGAATTGTCCTTGAAAATATGGATACTTCAGTAGATCCTAAACAAGATTTTTACAATTATGTGAATGGTAATTGGATGAAAACAACCAAAATCCCTGAGGAAGAATCAAGTTGGGGAGGATTCGGTGTTTTAAGAAAATCAACAAGAAACGATGTTTTGGATATCGTTAAAACATCTAAAGAATTAGGAACTTATTCTGAGGGGAGCGATCAGAAAAAAGCTCTTTTATTTTTTGAGTCCGAGTTAGATACTATTACTAGGAATGAATTAGGAACTAAACCATTAGAACCTTTAATGGCAGCAATTAATGGCATTAAAAATCTTGCTGATATGCAAGCTGTTTATGCAAAGACAACAGGAGTAGGTACACCCTTTTTTAATCTTGCTATTTTTCCAGATATTAATGACAGTAATATCTACGCACCATACATAACACAAGGTGGATTAGGTTTACCAGATAGAGATTATTATGTGCTTAAAGACGATAAATCTAAAGAGCGTCGTCAACAGTATGTAGATCATGTAACTAGAATGATGCAATTTATCGATTATAATGAGGCCGAAGCTAGATTAGCTGCAGAAATGATTTTAGAATTAGAAACTAAGTTAGCAGAACCTCAATTTGATAAAATTGAAAGACGAAATTTCAGTAATTTTAATAATCCGAGAAGTATTGAACAATTGAGTGAGTTGACACCATCTGTTAATTGGAATAAGTTTATAAATGATTCTGGGGTAAAGCAAAAGTTAGATACGGTTTATGTTGTTGAACTTAGATATATGAAAGCACTTCAAAACATATTATCATCTACGAGCATAGATGATATCAAAACGATAATGAAATGGAATACGTTAAATGGTGCATCAGGATTTTTATCTACAGAAATCGAAAAAGCTAATTGGGATTTTTATAGTAAAACTCTTAGAGGAACAGAATCTCAAAGACCAGCTGAAGATAGAGCAATGGATCATGTTACAGGACGTGTTGGTGAAGCAATTGGCAAGTTGTATGTTGATTCAAAATTTCCACCAGAGGCTAAAGATAAGGCGGAGAAGATGATTGCTAATGTTATTACTGCTTTTAAGGCTAGAATAGATAAGTTGGATTGGATGAGTACTGAAACGAAAAAGAAAGCTATTGAAAAACTTGATAAGTTTACAGTTAAGATTGCATATCCGGATGAATGGAAAAATTATTCTGAATTAATGATTAAAGAAGGAAATAGCTATGCTGAAAATATGATGGCATTTTCTGATTGGAATCTAAAAGAAACTATGGCAGATTTAGGCCAGAAAGTTGACAAAACTGAATGGGGAATGCCTCCTCAAATGGTAAATGCATATTTTAACCCATTAAATAATGAGATTGTATTTCCTGCTGCAATTTTACAACCGCCATTTTATAACTATACTGCTGATGAAGCTGTTAATTATGGTGGAATTGGAGCTGTAATTGGCCATGAGATTTCTCATGCTTTTGACGATCAAGGTTCTCAGTTTGATAGTGATGGAAACCTGATTAATTGGTGGACACCTGAAGATTTAACAGAATTTACTAAAAGGGGAGACAAACTTGTAGAACAATATTCTGCAATAAAAATGGCAGATAGCTTATATGTTGATGGTAGAAATACCATAGGCGAAAATATTGGTGATTTAGGAGGTGTACTTGGCGCCTACGATGGTTTACAATTGTATTTTAAAGAAAATGGAAGACCAGATGATATCGATGGATTTACGGCAGAACAACGTTTCTTTATGTCATGGGCTACTGTATGGAGAACCTTAAGTAGGCCAGATGCTATTGAAACTCAAATAAAAACAGATCCACATTCTCCTGGTGTGGTTAGGGCAACACAGCCACTTAAAAATATTGATGCTTTTTACGAAGCTTTTGATATTAAGGAAGGTGACGCTATGTATTTAGCACCAGAAAATCGTGTAAGAATCTGGTAATTATAGAATGTATATAATAAAAAATGCAGCTTATTAAGCTGCATTTTTTATTGATAGTATTTTTATACTAGTTCTTTTTAGTTCCTGTAGCTAGCTGCGCTTTTTGAGATTCTAAAGCTTGTCTGCTAACCTTTGCTAAATTAAAATTAGGATCGATAGCAAGTGCATCATTCATCAATTTTATTGCCGCATCGATATTAGATGTTTTATTTTCAGTAAACGTCAATAAACCTTTTAAGCATAATAGAGCTGCCTTCATAGAAGTTTCGTAAGGTTGTTGTGTTTCATAAAATGCACGCTTCATATCGTCTTTAACATTAGCTAAGGCATAAACAATGTTTACTTTCGCTCCGGGTAAATCATTAGTCTGAATTTTCATATCTGCCATTTCGTAAGCTAAATACACATTAGGTTTACGAGAATAAAGAATCTCATAATGTTCCAAAGCCATTTTTGGCTGATTAAGATTTTTCAATGCTAAAGCCTTAACTTCAACATTCATATCAGAATCTGAATCATTTTTTTCAACTCCAATAGTATTTAGAGCTTGCAAATATTTTCCTTCAGAAAGGTATAAATATGCTAAAGTATCTTGTCTTGCTACCGAAGGCTCTAAAATATTTAGGTGTGTCATGGCATTAATAATACCCTGGACATCACCTTGCTTTTTCATTTGTTTATAGTAGGCTTCATAGTGCTTTTTCATGTCTACATCGCTCTGAGCAAAAAGACTCACTGAGAATAACATAACAATTGCAATCGTAATCTGTTTCATTTTATCTTAATTTAATGCGCCAAATCTATAAAAATTAATAACAATAGGTCTTAAAAAACTATTAATTTCTATGGTGTTTGTTTAAAAGTGTAGTTCAAAAGCTGTACCAATTTAGAGCTGTTTATTATTTTACCCTCACTTTTTTCAGACATATTGTAACTAGGAAGTGGAATATTTAGCTGCTCACAATAGTTAGAATAGTATGTTTTTTTATCTGGATGATAAGGGTATACAGCATTAAAAGTTTCACCCCAAAGTTTATTTTTTAGAATAGCTGTAATGATTTGAATACAGTCTTCTTTATGTATAAGATTGATAGGAGCATTTGGATTTTTAATGTGAGTT
Coding sequences within:
- the rseP gene encoding RIP metalloprotease RseP, producing the protein MEFVIKISQFLLSLSLLIVLHELGHFIPAKLFKTKVEKFYLFFDVKYSLFKKKIGDTVYGIGWLPLGGYVKIAGMIDESMDKEQMAQPPQPWEFRSKPAWQRLIIMLGGVTVNFILAYVIYVAISFAYGDSDVKVDSLKDGYWIDNPALIEMGFKTGDKVLAINDIPIINDSDIGFNLISAESITINRAGVEQTIDLPEDFLGKYSASKSKRNFEYRIPFMVGEVADTSLNVSKELKQGDVITSINGKELRYFDQLDNITSELKNTTVTAEILREDDTKIVKELALDADGNFGIVPYRHPKRFAELGYYDIFRKEYSFGESFAAGGRKFTKTITNYFDQLKAIFSPSTGAYKGLGGFKAIYDQFPSTWSWSYFWGLTAFLSIMLAILNLLPIPALDGGHVMFLLFEMITGRKPSEKFLERAQVVGFFILIALVLFANGNDIYKAITN
- a CDS encoding IgGFc-binding protein, which encodes MFVVSSQTSTITNNGYVIEAEDVIYVSVRMQAGSNNQAGALVSKGISALGQQFRVGSFTNQNPQSNYLNFVSVMATEDNTEVVFDNLPAGLVIKNYTGTTSVSVTLNEYESYIIATNGNDSTINTDGLIGALVTANKDIVVNCGSANGSFHNGNGRDYGIDQIVGASKIGSEYIFVEGDGTNDWENILIVAHSDNTTVSINGATPITTLSAGEYHLIDG
- a CDS encoding T9SS type B sorting domain-containing protein is translated as MNTILLMGNNYNTNGNMYVETSQDVFVYQGVGATTSEANQGLFFVPPLSCEARGNLDNIANIEDIGSTTYSGGVSVVTKVGATVTINNTPISSFGAIGPSIVTGNTDYVTYKVLGLTRNISVQSSDELYCAYFNFNGNATSGGFYSGFPSAPEINFNANFEALGNCIPNITLSAANTENFDTFQWLFDDGSGSGFVDLNISTPDLTPTNPGTYKLVGIVTCSGLVLESAEVPVSICPDDIDNDGIIDNLDIDNDNDGILNCTESNGNVTIDLSDINQPEFVFQDSSVNSTLATGLFTQTSSSGNPNTLVTNNQGNLISVIGSANSAENDYSMSFTELVNVKFSEDTSTAHLITDGEFFTVKITPVNKNITLRDPDNRLLVDSNFDGAFEAGVTSISGSEIRFKVNPSPLGTTPYEFLADKVDGFSLVHNLTNVSESSTYRGIISLTCYQLDSDNDGVEDALDLDSDNDGIPDYIESQGNNFLNLSLVDADNNGLDDVYDINAMPIDTDTDGIADYLDLDADNDGIYDLHETGQLGLLSDTDTNGIVDGPIMNFGNNGWVDDAETSPDSGLLGYILNDFDNDSNFSYLDLDSDDDDCSDVIEAGFSDANTDDLLGDFVVVVDDFGLVINASDGYTIPNNDYLDAAPLSILSEPTDTEVCESSEVIVSLVSDTAESFQWQTSTDGVNWISINDDVIYSGTLSNELTITNTPLTYNENLYRAKLNRLGNSCDFYSQEITLTVFALPQLNPSVFLVQCDDDNDGFSAFNLLEANMQISTNFSNETFTYYLTEASAINGDELSVDYINNPDTFVNQNVSNGLVWSRVVSEFGCVSISEIQLQVSTTAIPSSFQRMFNVCDDFLDINGDDNSNNNDSDGVATFDFSTVTAEVLAFIPAGQNPLPPRYFRNEADALAEVNEIIDISNYRNIDYPGTQQIYIRVDSAIANDCLGLGTHITLTVEQLPIANPVAIDAECDDDNDGLFPFNVSQVESTVLNGQSLNDVNISYFNEAGIALPSPLPNPFITGNQTITIRVTNTITADPNGPCYDETTLEFTVYDSPIANPVDIPPVCDDDDNDTDGLFSFDTSSIENGILQGQSNMEVMYFNSLGEELSSPLPNPLVSGTQTITARVINPLNDTCVDSTDLEFVVNTLPDFTIETPQIVCSSDPTFKVLLDPIEENTSENYSYEWTYQDGSFLSNASTLEVSTPGTYTITLIKTDGSGCERSRDVFVDASELASIILGDITVNDISENNSITINNDNNNLGLGDYEFALDNEWFYQNEPFFSNVTPGFHTLFVRDKNGCGTTNIEVPVIGYSKYFTPNGDGTNDTWQLKGISSNYQSRSVVYIFNRYGKLLKQFLALNGWDGNFNGFKLPTSDYWFIVLLEDGRQFSGHFTLKR
- a CDS encoding NAD-dependent epimerase/dehydratase family protein; translated protein: MSSKILIIGACGQIGTELTTKLREIYGVDNVIASDINTRKLDLVNSGPFEIIDAKNFNAIKDCCKNHNIDTVYLMAALLSATGEKYPMEAWDLNMNSLFHVLNLAKGGAIKKVFWPSSIAVFGPTTPRENTPQHTICEPTTVYGITKQVGERWCEYYHNKYGVDVRSIRYPGIISHKAMPGGGTTDYAVEIYHEALKNSTYECFLSENTSLPMMFMDDAIKATVDLMQVNTEQLSIRSAYNLSAISFTPKEIAESIKKQLPEFSISYNPDFRQAIADSWPSSIDDNVARKDWNWQHSFDLDAMTKEMLTQLKKKYSA
- a CDS encoding M13 family metallopeptidase → MKTNLSRVLAISGLAFFTIVGCKDEAKKDSAMAEEKIPGIVLENMDTSVDPKQDFYNYVNGNWMKTTKIPEEESSWGGFGVLRKSTRNDVLDIVKTSKELGTYSEGSDQKKALLFFESELDTITRNELGTKPLEPLMAAINGIKNLADMQAVYAKTTGVGTPFFNLAIFPDINDSNIYAPYITQGGLGLPDRDYYVLKDDKSKERRQQYVDHVTRMMQFIDYNEAEARLAAEMILELETKLAEPQFDKIERRNFSNFNNPRSIEQLSELTPSVNWNKFINDSGVKQKLDTVYVVELRYMKALQNILSSTSIDDIKTIMKWNTLNGASGFLSTEIEKANWDFYSKTLRGTESQRPAEDRAMDHVTGRVGEAIGKLYVDSKFPPEAKDKAEKMIANVITAFKARIDKLDWMSTETKKKAIEKLDKFTVKIAYPDEWKNYSELMIKEGNSYAENMMAFSDWNLKETMADLGQKVDKTEWGMPPQMVNAYFNPLNNEIVFPAAILQPPFYNYTADEAVNYGGIGAVIGHEISHAFDDQGSQFDSDGNLINWWTPEDLTEFTKRGDKLVEQYSAIKMADSLYVDGRNTIGENIGDLGGVLGAYDGLQLYFKENGRPDDIDGFTAEQRFFMSWATVWRTLSRPDAIETQIKTDPHSPGVVRATQPLKNIDAFYEAFDIKEGDAMYLAPENRVRIW